The following are from one region of the Trichoplusia ni isolate ovarian cell line Hi5 chromosome 1, tn1, whole genome shotgun sequence genome:
- the LOC113496558 gene encoding dynein intermediate chain 3, ciliary: MDKPEKTELVYEYKKKRKDFGRQTLFEDQGPEMLCSIPNNPSFYQNYILRNPVHVAIQNTGTTSEHWVNSVRAEYTSSGVHHVEGGWPKDINMNDPEATQRYRRKIEKDDAYIHAVMHLGHSMEHNILQNNAVDMYETYYTELPTIPPVENSSCHTVNVYREPEARRPIRCLSWQADGGAKLAAAHADIELIKNSRYPQYSYIWDIENANAPELVIKPPQPLLDLIYNPRDQHLLIGGMMNGQVGWWDTRKGGDPAGVCPPHVAHRDLARNVLFINSKIGAEFFSSSPDGVVKWWDTRNMNEPTDSMIIDIVKAVTDTQSIDNAIGITALEYEPTIPTRFMVGTETGLVIGGNRKGKNAVEKLPTKYEAHLGPVYALQRNPTFPKNFMTVGDWTARVWSEDCRESAILWTYSHRTKLTYGAWNPIRFSLLMVTQWDGCLSCWDLLRRRSAPIVTAQICDEPLLSLRPHEGGLLVACGSSKGTVYLAELSENLGTADKNDKQLLTHVLDRENKRERILEARMRELRLKMRQGGDQGQQAVESDPTNNDRDLEEATAEYMQTINDLQAQQKAEP, from the exons ATGGATAAACCAGAAAAAACTGAACTTGTTTACGAATACAAAAAGAAGAGGAAAGATTTTGGAAGACAAACTTTGTTTGAAGATCAAGGTCCTGAAATGTTATGCAGCATTCCTAATAATCCATCGTTCTACCAAAACTATATTCTGCGTAACCCGGTGCATGTAGCCATTCAAAATACGGGCACCACGTCTGAACATTGGGTTAATTCTGTAAG agCTGAATATACAAGTTCTGGAGTGCACCATGTCGAAGGTGGCTGGCCTAAAGATATAAACATGAACGATCCAGAGGCAACGCAGAGGTATCGACGTAAAATTGAGAAGGATGACGCATATATTCACGCCGTCATGCACTTGGGACAT aGTATGGAGCACAATATACTTCAGAACAATGCAGTAGATATGTACGAAACCTACTACACAGAACTGCCTACAATTCCACCAGTTGAAAATAGTAGTTGTCACACGGTCAATGTGTACCGAGAGCCAGAAGCAAGACGACCGATCAGGTGTCTGTCATGGCAGGCAGACGGAGGTGCTAAGCTAGCAGCCGCCCACGCTGACATCGAGCTCATTAAGAATTCAAGATATCCACAGTATTCTTACATTTGGGATATAg agaACGCCAATGCTCCTGAGCTTGTCATTAAGCCTCCGCAACCATTACTCGACTTGATATACAATCCCCGTGATCAACATCTATTAATAGGAGGCATGATGAATGGACAG GTGGGTTGGTGGGACACACGTAAAGGCGGCGATCCTGCCGGAGTTTGTCCACCACACGTAGCACATCGGGACTTGGCAAGAAACGTACTTTTTATCAACTCTAAAATTGGAGCAGAATTCTTTTCCTCATCCCCGGACGGTGTTGTAAAatg GTGGGACACACGAAACATGAATGAACCAACGGACTCCATGATCATAGATATAGTGAAAGCGGTAACGGATACACAAAGTATTGACAACGCTATTGGCATAACAGCCCTTGAATATGAGCCGACTATACCAACACG GTTTATGGTCGGAACCGAAACTGGTTTAGTAATTGGTGGCAATCGTAAGGGCAAAAATGCAGTGGAAAAATTACCTACGAAG TACGAAGCACATCTTGGTCCAGTATACGCCTTGCAAAGAAATCCAACATTTCCAAAAAACTTTATGACAGTAGGTGATTGGACGGCTCGAGTTTGGAGCGAAGACTGTCGAGAGTCAGCCATTTTGTGGACATATTCTCACCGCACCAAGCTTACGTATGGTGCATGGAACCCCATTAG gttttcctTATTGATGGTAACTCAATGGGATGGATGTTTGTCCTGCTGGGATTTGTTGAGAAGAAGAAGTGCACCTATAGTCACGGCTCAGATCTGCGATGAGCCCCTACTGAGCTTACGGCCACATGAAGGA GGCCTACTGGTCGCATGTGGAAGCAGTAAAGGAACCGTATATTTAGCTGAACTCTCAGAAAACCTAGGAACTGCTgataaaaatgacaaacaatTATTGACACAT GTTTTAGATCGAGAAAATAAACGTGAAAGGATTCTAGAGGCTCGTATGCGAGAGTTGAGACTGAAAATGCGTCAAGGAGGTGACCAAGGCCAACAGGCCGTTGAAAGCGACCCGACGAATAACGACAGAGATCTGGAGGAGGCAACTGCAGAGTACATGCAAACTATCAATGATCTACAGGCACAGCAAAAAGCAGAACCTTAA
- the LOC113496574 gene encoding meiosis-specific with OB domain-containing protein: protein MAGVQKVRLNNLNINIKNALIVGIIIAKNSPRTVGSKKKNGESRGVTSFTIRDSEIDTINVDVWGSEYFVLTFYERFLIGDVVEVTSPKICVKTADNETYRPQVTSPFYLSLNEGMSDVSIHGGDAFSMYLPLLHIPTKQSSAYYGLAEVLKLPDENQNVYVDLLVVVKSVKPAKNIKTRTGLDMSVRGVEIMDNTTPASLNLDIFDVDTIQRAEEWRPLESVLFIADARVSWRARAVSVQACARSVITHQPHTADAEALRLHVRNQATAPDGSAAAWAAWSGAGAGAASVAQVRERAAAPAAPFCAALHALLTHLDLDDIDTIENNTEDIRVRFADHTGELTARLPINVLEETLGYSNQQLKSMSADNRAAARWAILLEQCSVKLAASPPRLLVLSLRRATQADPIPLY, encoded by the exons ATGGCGGGAGTTCAAAAAGTTCGActcaataatttgaatattaacattaaaaatgctTTGATAGTTGGAATCATTATCGCTAAAAATAGTCCACGTACTGTCGGTTCCAAAAAGAAAAACGGAGAATCGAGAGGAGTAACATCTTTCACCATTCGAGACTCTGAAATTGATACGATCAATGTCGATGTTTGGGGCTCCGAATactttgttttaactttttacgaACGATTTCTAATAGGAGATGTTG ttgaGGTAACATCTCcgaaaatatgtgtaaaaacTGCCGACAACGAAACATATAGGCCTCag gtcACCTCTCCCTTTTACCTGTCGTTGAACGAAGGTATGTCTGATGTTAGCATCCACGGTGGTGACGCTTTCAGCATGTATTTACCACTTCTGCACATACCGACTAAGCAATCTTCTGCGTATTATGGACTAGCCGAAGTGCTGAAATTACCAG ATGAAAACCAAAATGTTTACGTTGATTTGTTGGTCGTTGTAAAATCAGTAAAACctgcaaaaaacattaaaacaagaACAG GTTTAGATATGTCAGTTCGTGGGGTGGAGATCATGGACAATACAACTCCTGCATCTCTAAATTTGGATATTTTTGATGTTGACACTATCCAAAG AGCTGAAGAATGGCGTCCATTAGAAAGCGTGCTATTCATAGCGGACGCGCGTGTGTCGTGGCGCGCGCGCGCCGTCAGCGTGCAGGCGTGCGCGCGCAGCGTCATCACGCATCAGCCGCACACTGCCGACGCTGAGGCTCTCAGGCTGCATGTACGGAACCAAGCTACTGCAC CCGACGGCTCGGCGGCGGCGTGGGCGGCGTGGagcggggcgggcgcgggcgcggccagcgTGGCGCAGGTGCGcgagcgcgccgccgcgcccgccgcgcccttCTGCGCCGCGCTGCACGCGCTGCTCACGCACCTCGACCTGGACGACATCGACACTAT AGAAAATAATACAGAAGACATCCGAGTGCGGTTCGCAGATCACACCGGAGAGTTAACAGCGCGACTCCCTATAAACGTTCTAGAGGAGACTTTAGGATACTCG AATCAGCAGTTGAAGTCGATGTCAGCCGACAACCGTGCGGCAGCCCGCTGGGCCATCTTGCTAGAACAGTGCTCAGTTAAGCTAGCAGCATCGCCACCACGACTCTTAGTGCTGAGCCTGAGACGAGCTACGCAGGCCGACCCTATACcgctttattaa
- the LOC113496567 gene encoding DNA polymerase delta small subunit, which yields MLFKPQASTSDKPKQFNSHELERQTVEYTDSSKRFYQVARDFSKQYAHIYSARLITFRNILTPIVKKKWSNNHKILKLCELRDKGTTCVIIGTLFKFQELKPSILKELSDQLEIIPQPTRTHFVHDSDSLVLEDELQRIKLAGDCIDVHQVVTGVVCALLGSEDEDGIFTVKDVCWAGCGIQKPLPSISGDRYIVLISGLNTSQKADHMFSMHLLVEWLSGLAGTNQYQEEVSKIARVIVAGGVFASHSNEHAVNEADFFASVELMDSFAAAVSAVAPLDLMPSSQDPSGIMLPQKPFHYCLFPKAIEYKSFNRVSNPYECDIGGFLCLGTSGEPIKDIMRYSKIDNSLDVMKKTLKWRNIAPTCPDTIPCTPCIDTDPFIMYNCPAIYFSGNCTEFATEIYEGDGGQRTRLVCIPDFCDTQTVALINLSNFECYSMKFSLN from the exons ATGTTATTTAAACCTCAAGCTAGTACTTCAGATAAACCAAAACAGTTTAATTCACATGAATTGGAAAGACAAACTGTGGAATACACGGACTCATCAAAACGGTTTTATCAAGTAGCAAGAGATTTTTCTAAGCAATATGCTCACATTTATTCAGCCCGGCTGATCAcgtttcgaaatattttaacaCCAATAGTAAAGAAGAAGTGGTCCAATAATcacaagattttaaaattatgtgaaCTTCGTGACAAAGGCACCACTTGTGTTATAATAGGAACACTGTTTAAATTTCAAGAATTAAAACCTAGTATCCTGAAGGAGCTATCCGATCAATTAGAAATAATACCGCAACCCACAAG GACACACTTTGTACACGATTCAGACAGTTTAGTCTTAGAAGATGAACTCCAACGAATAAAACTAGCTGGAGACTGTATTGATGTTCATCAAGTGGTAACTGGTGTGGTCTGTGCTTTGCTCG gTTCTGAAGATGAAGATGGCATTTTTACTGTTAAGGATGTATGTTGGGCTGGTTGTGGCATACAAAAACCCTTACCAAGTATTAGTGGAGACAG gtatattgtccttatatctGGGTTAAACACATCACAAAAAGCAGATCACATGTTTTCAATGCATTTGCTTGTGGAATGGTTGTCTGGACTTGCTGGAACAAATCAATATCAAGAAGAAGTTTCAAAAATCGCCCGAGTTATAGTAGCTG gtggAGTATTTGCAAGTCACTCTAATGAGCATGCAGTCAATGAGGCAGACTTCTTTGCTTCAGTGGAGTTGATGGATTCCTTTGCTGCTGCTGTCAGCGCTGTGGCACCTCTGGACCTGATGCCTAGCAGTCAAGACCCCAGCGGGATTATGTTGCCTCAGAAACCTTTCCAttatt gtTTATTCCCTAAAGCTATAGAATATAAGTCATTTAACCGTGTCTCCAATCCTTATGAATGTGATATAGGAG GTTTTCTATGCTTAGGGACATCTGGAGAACCTATAAAAGATATTATGAGGTATAGCAAGATAGATAACAGTCTGGATGTAATGAAGAAAACACTTAAATGGCGAAACATTGCGCCAACTTGTCCTGACACTATACCATGCACTCCTTGCATAGATACTGATCCTTTCATAATGTACAATTGTCCTGCGATATACTTTAGCGGAAATTGTACCGAATTTGCTACTGAGATTTATGAAG GTGATGGTGGTCAACGTACGCGCTTAGTCTGTATTCCCGACTTCTGTGACACGCAGACTGTTGCCTTGATTAATCTATCCAATTTTGAATGTTACAGCATGAAGTTTTCATTGAATTAG
- the LOC113496582 gene encoding activating transcription factor of chaperone, protein MSANLWDQLPASAGALLTNEECFMLLDADIDLFQNNDYDLLKTFPNAAPKTELYDGYHVQDDGDVSSSLYPPSPPEIKPSRAELANDLLQQLDNNCKQENIFSNWLEEKAELPIYDNISHVAEPALPLSLPVAPSFSAPQPTEELLREFETVYGAVELTHLTPPQSPPGPATQLLLSYVQQAQCATYAPALPLVPSQDQWPVAAPLQAPPAVPDYDCGFDDVEELVRHRAAQLTSPEHSGGSASVSPQSSPPSSPRSSCTDDEWSTPSRPKPYSRPSDDRRSRKKEQNKNAATRYRQKKKAEIEDLLNEEQQMRERNSKLSDKCSDLQREIRYLKGLMRDLFKAKGLIK, encoded by the exons ATGAGTGCGAATCTATGGGATCAGTTGCCGGCTTCGGCCGGCGCCCTTCTTACTAATGAAGAGTGCTTTATGCTGCTCGATGCTGACATCGATCTCTTCCAAAACAATGACTATG ATCTACTTAAAACCTTCCCAAACGCTGCACCGAAGACCGAACTGTACGACGGTTACCACGTACAGGACGACGGAGACGTGTCGAGCAGCCTGTACCCGCCGTCCCCGCCGGAGATCAAGCCCAGTCGCGCTGAGCTCGCCAACGATCTTCTGCAGCAGCTAGACAACAACTGCAAACAAG AGAATATCTTCTCCAACTGGTTGGAGGAGAAAGCGGAGCTTCCTATCTACGACAACATCTCGCACGTGGCGGAGCCGGCGCTGCCGCTGTCGCTGCCGGTGGCGCCCAGCTTCTCCGCCCCGCAGCCCACTGAGGAGCTCCTCAGGGAGTTCGAGACTGTGTATGGCGCCGTCGAATTGACTCATCTGACTCCGCCACAAAGTCCTCCCGGACCTGCAACCCAATTGTTGCTGAGTTACGTCCAACAAGCCCAATGCGCCACGTATGCTCCCGCTCTTCCCCTCGTGCCCTCACAAGACCAGTGGCCGGTGGCCGCCCCGCTGCAGGCGCCGCCCGCGGTGCCCGACTATGACTGCGGGTTTGACGATGTCGAGGAACTCGTCCGCCATCGCGCCGCACAGCTCACTTCCCCGGAACACTCTGGAGGTAGCGCAAGCGTTTCTCCTCAATCATCACCACCTTCATCACCGCGCTCATCCTGCACTGATGATGAGTGGTCCACGCCTTCAAGGCCAAAACCATACTCGCGCCCCTCGGACGACCGTCGCTCTCGCAAGAAGGAGCAAAACAAAAATGCTGCCACTCGTTATCGCCAGAAGAAAAAGGCTGAGATTGAGGACCTTCTGAACGAGGAGCAGCAGATGCGTGAGCGGAACTCCAAGCTCAGCGACAAATGTTCCGACTTACAGCGTGAGATTCGTTACCTTAAAGGATTAATGCGTGACCTTTTTAAAGCTAAAggtctaattaaataa